The Primulina eburnea isolate SZY01 chromosome 12, ASM2296580v1, whole genome shotgun sequence genome includes the window atagaggcATACATGTGGCTCGTCCACCCATGCACTGATTCCAGAaagaaacatatttttttttagtaaaaaTGCATATCCTTATATTGTTTCTATTAAATTTGCTCATGGTGTCCTGGGTAGTTCTCAGCCCCACTAAGACCTAGAACAAGTTCTTGGGACTAACTAAGAAGGCACCTGAGGTGAATGGTCTCCGAAGAAGAGGAGGTCGGATGGTTTGCAGGAGAAAATAAAAGGTTGAACTCGGATATTTGGTGACCGGGTTCCAGGATTTAGCGATATAGGGTTATGTTAGACACACGTTGTgggctttttaaaaaaaaaaacaatataattttaaaaaatatatattaaaatattacaaaatttggatttttgtaaaaatatgACAATCCGGAAATTAGAACCCCGGAttcaatcattttttttataaaaaaattaacgcTTCACTGGTTCTATTTCTGTATGAAGtttaataaaaatgaaatacACCATAACAATCATAgatgatttctctagatttATCTGGATAGTTTTCTTCAATAGAAAAATAAAACAAGTGATCAACCgattaaatttctaaaatgtGCTCAAAATGAACAATCAtgtatgatttaaaaattttgaattgaTTAAGGTACTGAATTTATTAACAAAATTCTTGAGCTCTAGTTAGATGAATGTTGAATCAGATATCAGTACTTTGTTGCTATAACTCCCCAAAACAATGGTGTTGCAAAAGGAAGGAACGAGACTCTAAAAGAAACTGCAAGAACAATGCTAGAATATTTATCAACGTTTCTGGACAGAAACAGTAAATATCGCATGATATAATCAAAAGAAAACAATTGTAAACAAAAAAGTTAGTAAAACTTCAAATGAAATCTGGAATCATGTGAAACATGAGATTTCCTATATTCATGTATTTGGGtgtaaatattttattcataataatggTAAATCTCATCTATATGTCTTCCATATTAAGTTTGATGTTGGTTTTTATGGGATACTCTGCACTTAGTAAAGCTTTTAAGAAGATACTAAATGTGGAAGAAACAGTTCATGTAGTATTTGATGAATCAATTGATACTCTGTTTGAATCTAATTTACATTATTTGAGTAATAGAATGGAAAATATTCATTTAGACATACAGGATAGTGAGGATGAAGTAACTATGCCAAGAAGATCTCTTCAATCTCTTTAACCAGAAGTACCTGATCCAGAACCAGAAGAGAATAACAACAGAGAACAAAATAATGAAGAAGATAATAATACTGATCAAGAACCCCTTACTGAAGTTCCAATACATGGTACATATTGATGTTGATCTGCAAAAAGTAGAGGATATCTTTTATCCTCTTCTCCAGTGGAGTAAAAGTGTAAAACTCACTATCCTTAtctggtaataggtaaccctTCGACTCCTCTTAAAACTAGAAAACAAATGTAAATGAATATATGCGTACTACTTTCATATCTCAACTTGAACCTAAGAAGACATAAGACGCCCTTGATGATCCTAGTTGGATAGAAGCTATGAAGGAAGAGTTAAATCAGTTTGATTAAAATAAAGTATGGAATTTTGTATCTAGACCTAATCATCAATATGTTATAAGAACCAAATGagtttacaaaaataaattgaatcaaAAAAGATTAGttataagaaataaaaataatagtaGCACAAAGATTCAGACGAGAAGAATGAATAAATATTGATAAAACAATATCTTTTTTTTTGCTAGAATAGAAGCCATTGGAATAATTATTGTTTATGTCATTTCTAAGAACTTTAAAtagtttcaaatggatgttaaaagtgcattcttaaatagattgtTGCAAGAATAattttatgttgaacaacctcttACATTTCTTGAGCACACACTTCTTAATCATGTATTCAAGTTGAACAAAGTTTTGTATGGATTGAAACAAGCACCTAGGGCACGTTGTAACACTCTATCTGAGTTCACGATTGATCATGAATTTACTATATCTCTATGAACAAGACTCTgtttaaattatgaaaaatgaGCATATGTATTCTATATGTGGCAAGACGATCATTTTGATGCAGCATAGCTCGCTTCGTGCTTCAAAATCTTCACTAAAGTGTTGTCTGGTATCTCTTCTTTATCCAAGACTACTGTGTCctaaatgaagatgaaatttttTGCTACTAGAGAAAGCATTTCAGTTTCATGCAAAAAGAAGCAGCGAAAATGGAGTTTCAAGTGCTCATTGATCGAGATTTTCTAACATATGAATTTATAACAATGATTTTCTAACACAATAGTTTATATCAGTTAAAAATCTCCAAGTTGTCAGATATCAGCGCAAGTGTACGGGTCAAGTTCTAATATAATGTAACAAGTACGAGTATCGTCTCACACATATTGatatatatgaaaaatttaCCTCAGACATAATTCTTTAGTAAACTTTATCGAATGGGTGAAATTTTATTAAACTAAActaaatttgaataaaatgatgaaacaaacgataatataaaataataaatagacAATTTTTAGGATTATAGTTTACCTACCCTTAATTTTCATTAATAATTGAATTTCAATTCTTAAGTTGTGCTATGATGAAACTCTTTAATATATCAATATACTATATTGagttatattaaattaattctattaaattaattcaacaaaatacagtAATCAAGTGTTCTTGCGTTATTTGTTAGCTTTCTATATATTGCGGCTGCATCATGTAGGTGACCCATTTTAATGTCTAGGTTTCACCTTTTTATAGAGTCCCAAGAGTCCACtttcttttctttcctttcccatTTCGCGCAGAATTATTCTTTTCTATTTCCATAATCGTGATGGGGCGGAATATATTTTTTGCCAGGGCATGTTCTTGTGCTTTTATTTCTTTCTCAGTTGCAAAATTAAGTGATTAaaggaaattttaaaaattataaaaagagTAACCATAGTATGGATAATGTTCGGTGAGATAATTGTTCATGCTGAGGTAGAACAATGGAAACGTGATGTTTGAACTGCATCGTTATCATAAACTATAGATTTTGATAAAACGGCAACCGCTCGATCCTACAATTGTTATTGAAGTCAAGGTCATGAGTTCGATTTTCATTAAATGCAATGAGTACAATCATTTATAGAGAGATTGTTGGATGCAGTAATTGTTCATGTTGTGTAAAACAATCGAATTATGATGTTTAAGctgctgtgcagtttaaaagatttgaattgttttgttaccactagctataacaTTTGATAAAACGATGttacatataataataaaagatgtcGAGAATCTAggatttaaattctgagttCGATCCgagggcaaaaaaaaaaaatttattcccCTTTCTCCATTTTTATACACTATATTTCTCTATGAGATGCATTAGTGGAACACTTTTGTCCTCTATTAGTATAATTACAAAGCCATTATAAAAAAAGACCCTCTTTTTTTCAATATCTGCCTACACATAAAAGATTTGAACACCTACCTTTGTCTCCTGCGGTGTCTTTTATTGAAAATTTAGGTGTTTTTGTTTTCCCTATTTCCCATCAATCTTATAAAGTCTGTGAGGAATCTAATTTAAGGTATCACTTTTGTAACCTTACCATTATTCTTATTTGTCATTCAAAATAGATAGGAAGAGAATAAATTAGTAAATTATTCAATTCATTAGATAAAAGAGTTATTGGTTAATCAATAAATTATTAAGACAAAAACTcgcgtgagacggtttcacaggtcatgtttgtgagatggatctattatttgtgtcatccatgaaaatgtattattttttatgctaagagtattactttttattgtgaatatcggtatgattgacccttctcacagataaagattcgtgagaccgtctcacaagagacctactcaattattaaatattaattattttatatatttttagaaaTCTAAACATTAATTGTCTTTTGTAGTTTAAATGTCCAatcaattaaattcaaaataatcTACTATTTGGTATACAATGACCAAACATTTTATTGTGTACTTAATTCAATTTATTGCACTTAATCCCTTGTCTTTTGTAGTTTAATAGATTAAACATGCGTAGTTAGTTGTGTAGGTCAAATAATATTTCTTTACAAAATTTCATGAATAATTTGGAAAATAATAATTtggatataaaaattcatattttccataattatcaattaaatcgtatattttatattaaattaatcaGTTCCCTATTCGGCTTTCCATCcaccatatattaattatttatttatttaattgttgcttGGGATTCACGTAGCCATTATTTTGATCGGTCAATGGCTAATAAACAATACATCGTGTTTTGAACAAATCAATTATTTGTGCTGGTTcgtgattttgtgattttgttCGTTTTTATAGTGCTTGAATCGTGGTACGTACAAAAAAATACATGTCGGtagacaaatattttattatatgcaATTATGAAGTAAAAAATGtcataatttttttcaattGGGAAAATTCGACGTTCGATTCTTTGAACATGTTattgcatttatttttattacaaattAATTTACCAATATTCATAATTGGAGGCtatgtttttttcttttttgaacATGAAACTGTGAGGCAAAGAAAAGAAGAGTGGCTTTGAGGCATATCATGTCCGCCGAGAAAGACAAATTTGACCTATCCCACCATTTTTCACGAATCCCCGTGTAACTAGGCAATCAAAAATCAACGACAGACAAAAAGAGGTTGAGATTTTTAAATCCCTTTTAAGATATTTTTATGTAATTCTTATCCATATCTTGATTTCAAATGTCATATGCAATAGAAACAAGAACATCTTACGGatcataatttgtgagacgggtcaaccatactcatattcataataaaaagtaatactcttagcataaagagtaagtactttttcatgggtgacccaaataagagattcatctcacaattacgacccgtgagaccgtctcacacaaatttttacctagAAACATACATTTCAAATTACCCGACttcattcttttaaaaaaataagtattttatgTGAATATTTCACGATTCGTAATATAGATAATTgtgttcatatttacaataaaaaataatgtttttgacataaaaaataatgttttttaatggattacccaaatagaATATTCGTCTCCCAAAATTGACTCATGAAAAcgtctcacaagagtttttgtgaaaaagaaattaGAATATATGTTTTCAAATACTATACTTTCTCGAATATCGTTAGAGTACGAAAATTTCGTGCTATCTCTCACACAATATATCAATATAAAAATTCTTATGAAACGGTCTAATGAGTCAATGTTGTGATATGAATCTTTCATTTGATCAGTCATGAAAAAGTGTaagtttttattataaatattagcATGGCTGATATGTTTCATgaataaaaaatcataaaatcgtctCATAAAAAACATGCTCTTGTTTCGAATGTCATGTCTTTTGTGGACATTCATCCTTATTATACGATGTtcattgaaaaaaataataataatcatcatAAATATATTGATGAAAATTAATACTTAGATGTATTTTTAGAACAATACAGCAAAAATAACATCACATTAAATATATCGTCTAATAGAAACTGAACGGGCTATAATTGTGAAAATTGGACGTCCCCTACACATTAAAGTCGTAGGAATTAAATTTGCGAGAGAGAATATATAGTTGTGAAATTGAGTTATCCACGTCGCCACCTCGGTACGTACTTGCAGCATCCATCATCATAACTTAGATATCAAGGCACTAATTCCATCTCATTCAATTATTGGTTCAAGTCTAAATAATTTTAGAGTTAGTAtcgtgtgagaccgtctcacggatcttaatccgtgagacgggtcaaccctatccatattcacaataaaaagtaatactcttagcataaaaagtaatattttttcatggatgatccaaataagagatctgtctcacaaatacgacccgtgagaccatctcatacaagtttttgccataattTTATTAGTCAATTGTGTGAGACTAATCTTTTATTTGAAtcgttcataaaaaaaatattttttatgtcaaaatataaCTTATTGTTATAAATAAAGATATAATAGACTCGTTTAACAGATAAATATATGTGAAATCAGACTGCTAGAATAGTTAATTGATCACAAAATATaatcttatgtgagacggtctcacatatcaattttatgagacatatattatatttaattgacttatgaataaaattatttttatttattgtaaatatagacaAAATTGACACATCTCATGAATAAATATACGCGACATCgtcttacaaaaaaaaaacatactcTTAATTGATAAGTGTCCTACATGATTAAATGAGAGGATATCATTAACACCGATATTTTGAGTAGTGGAATTAAGTAAGTGGTCCAGAAATTTCCAAGGGTAATCGCTCGTGAACTTGTGGCCAAGGCTAACCCacaactttttaaaatattttattaaaataaatagggTCACTTGAAATTGATCAAGCTCATGCATCCATGAATATTGTATTAGACTATTGGTAAATCAAACTCCATAGGAAATCCAATTTCGAGCTTATATTTTAGCTAaaagttctttaaaatatgggttGAAAAGTTACAAAaatgtgacatattatatatgtttaatgaggtttttttttttgcaccaAATATTTTTGTGAAATGACAAAAATTCACGCttgtgaaaattaaataatcatctTAGACGTTAATTTTGTTTTATAAAAGTTGCACGAACACTCTCTGCgtcatttgaaaatttaataaattgaaatattttgatgatatctcatagatcaattatcaaaatGACCGGtgaccaaaataattaaaaaaaaaactcaatttGATACAAATCATATTTCAAATCGGCTAGATTActcaaaaaattatatataacgCTGCAAAATTGAACATATTGATACAGATAAAGCAATCGACGTCATCCAGTTAGTATAACAACGTCCCAATTATTCTAGAGGGGtttaatgaaaaagaaaaaaaaaactcttttAATAATCTATAAAAGGATTACTCAATCCATATATATCACAAGCAAAAATACTAGCTTGTttcgtgtgtgtgtgtatatatgagAGACACACACACAAGCAAGGATTCTCTCTATTATGCGCTATTAtgctttcatttttttattataaatttgctttttttatttttttattacaaataattatattaaaaactataaatattatttaatttattaataatataatattgattatataatataaacattattaataattaaaaatatattaaataaaatataataattaatatatgtaaaataaaaagaatatttggtgtaagaattgaattaaaagAGTTGGAGATTGATGTTGTATTTGGTACAGAAATCACactattttaatgtaaaatttACACAAAAATAGATTTTGTTGTTGGACATAACCTCAATAGTAACGAAGAAGCATATATGCACAAACCAAACAGTTAATAAGAGCTTAAATGTGAATAAAAATTGTGgaaaaaccaaaaaaatataatacttAACGTTCATTTTTAAGATAAATTGTTTGAAAATTAGATTGTACGTAGTACTCATCCCATGCATATATAACAgggaaaaaaattatgtttctgTGATTTAAAATATTACTAAAGCACGAACATTATATCAAACATTATATTTTAAGATAATGTTTGGTTGTTTTgtcaagatccgtgagacgatctcacatgagacacactcgTTTAATAATCacgatattatttatttacacgTTCACCCAAAATGTCGACTTGCCTCAATTTCACATAAAGAGAACAAAAATTTTCAACGTTAACATACAGAGAATGAAGGATTCaatgtatttaattattttattataaacgaattattatatataatatggaCATATAGGAAATCCATCATTTTAATTAATCACTACCTTCAAAGCATTCAAAGTTGAAAAGACCAAAACCTAAGTGCTTTTAACCCTAATTTAAGCACTTTGACcatctattttatttaatttaataatttaatttacaataataataacTAAGTACTAATTAGCCAGTTCTCCACTGATCTTTCCAGAAAATATAAATGCTAAAAATCCAAGTTGGATCAGTCAACAAACGGGACCTGTAAAAATTCATCAGAGGaaagaaattatttatttataaaattataattataacataagaaatttttaaatttcaagaaagtgGAGATTAATTTACCTCTACAGGCGTTGAAAGGATCTCTTACAATGTAGAATGGCGTCTTGAATCCCATCCTGAACCTGTAACAGCGAGTCATCACGGCGGTCCGGTGCTGCCACCTTCACCGGCGGAGACGCTGCGACGGCTGCTGACGCTGACCGGCTTTTACCCAACTGTTTGTGCTCTACTTTCGGCCCTGTTTGCTGTAATACTCCATTAGCTTGAGTTACACGACTCTTCATTCTTTCGGCCGCCGCTTTAACGGCCTCAGCCGCTCCCGGTCCTTCCTCCATCGGCACACATGGAGGAGAAGATGCTGCGGTGCCGCCCTTCGAACCCGAGAAGCTCAACTGCCCAGAAAACTTCAGTTTCTCGACATAACGCTTTGAAACACGAATGTATAAAGGTTTAACCATTTTCAAATActtttggatcaactttttgtCATCTGAAACTCCACTTAAATCTAAATTTTCCTCGCTATTCTTTGGCCCTTTTCCCTGTTTTTCCTTAGAATTATTCTCTCTGGTAAACAGAGAGAAAAGTGGGCCTTTCACCTCCTCGACCTTAAATTTCACAGTAAAAAACTTACCACTTGTTTTAGTAACCTGATTTCCTTGAAATTTCAGGGTTTCCACATCTTCTCGCCCGGTTTTCTCGTTATTCTCCGTTTTTTCAGTTTTTGATCTCTTGAACTTGAGCAAAAGTACACGAATTTTGGTCGCTGACTTCAGTAAAGAAACTGGAAAGCTGTACGAGGTTTCTTCCGAAACGTTCAGCAAAATGCTTGAAGATTCAACTGTAAATTTCTGGTCTCCTCCATTATCATGCTCCGATTCTTCTTCCTCACGGGACCCATCTTCAGTTTCATCTCCAAGTTCCGTTTTTGGAGGTCTTGTATCATCATTTTCCTGGAATTTTGGCGTTGTCTCATCTTCTTCAGCGTCGGTTTCATCTTCAGGGAGCGTGAACTCGAGGTCGAAGTATGGACCATCTTCTCCGTCGGAGGAGCAAGGACTCACGGCGGCTGTGACGATTGTCGGG containing:
- the LOC140808179 gene encoding probable membrane-associated kinase regulator 2 — its product is MEAFSLLKYWRSGGDGGGGGCLTGVVEQDSASTPTIVTAAVSPCSSDGEDGPYFDLEFTLPEDETDAEEDETTPKFQENDDTRPPKTELGDETEDGSREEEESEHDNGGDQKFTVESSSILLNVSEETSYSFPVSLLKSATKIRVLLLKFKRSKTEKTENNEKTGREDVETLKFQGNQVTKTSGKFFTVKFKVEEVKGPLFSLFTRENNSKEKQGKGPKNSEENLDLSGVSDDKKLIQKYLKMVKPLYIRVSKRYVEKLKFSGQLSFSGSKGGTAASSPPCVPMEEGPGAAEAVKAAAERMKSRVTQANGVLQQTGPKVEHKQLGKSRSASAAVAASPPVKVAAPDRRDDSLLQVQDGIQDAILHCKRSFQRL